Proteins encoded together in one Alteribacter keqinensis window:
- a CDS encoding ABC transporter permease produces the protein MNKFFIILFHTFFSKLKSKSFIISTIITAVIVAGIANIDRIFEAFEDRGGETEVVGVYDEEDEYISLLQEHLEPFSDQVMLTPLTGSEQDGMERLDNGEIDGLLSLTTGSDEMPDAVYRAKTVVNERAPQIIEQALQQVKVEVATARLGLDESTVEGIYAPVSFQTEATSDTARSEEELTQTRFLVNALVVVIYFSVLAYGNMIAMEVATEKSSRVMEILVSSVSPVKQMFAKIFGIGLLGIVQYMLIILIGYLSMRGSMESDGMIGDMFSGVPVVLMLYALVFFLLGYLFYATISAVLGSLVSRTEEVNIVITPLTLIVVVAFLISMFGLNAPESAIITVTSYIPFFTPMVMFLRVGMLQLPFWEIALGITVMVASIVLFAIIGARIYKGGVLMYGKVSSLKDIKQALALSKKES, from the coding sequence ATGAATAAGTTTTTTATTATTTTGTTTCATACGTTTTTTTCCAAGCTGAAATCAAAGTCCTTTATTATCTCTACGATCATTACAGCAGTTATTGTAGCCGGGATTGCAAACATAGACCGGATTTTTGAAGCTTTTGAAGACAGAGGAGGAGAGACTGAAGTCGTTGGTGTTTACGATGAAGAGGATGAATACATCAGTCTTTTACAAGAGCATCTTGAGCCTTTTTCAGATCAGGTCATGCTCACCCCTCTCACCGGTTCAGAGCAAGATGGGATGGAAAGGCTCGATAATGGGGAAATTGACGGGCTCCTTTCCTTAACTACAGGGTCTGATGAAATGCCTGACGCTGTTTATCGGGCAAAAACGGTCGTAAACGAGCGTGCCCCCCAGATTATAGAGCAGGCTCTTCAGCAGGTAAAAGTTGAAGTGGCTACTGCACGCTTGGGGCTTGATGAAAGTACTGTTGAAGGAATATATGCTCCGGTGTCCTTCCAGACTGAGGCAACGAGTGATACAGCAAGGTCTGAAGAGGAACTTACCCAGACGCGCTTTCTCGTAAATGCCCTTGTAGTCGTGATCTATTTCTCTGTACTTGCTTACGGGAATATGATTGCCATGGAAGTGGCTACGGAAAAATCGTCACGGGTTATGGAAATCCTTGTTTCCAGTGTATCACCTGTTAAACAGATGTTCGCAAAAATATTCGGGATAGGTCTCTTAGGGATTGTTCAGTACATGCTCATTATTCTCATCGGTTATTTATCCATGAGAGGCAGTATGGAATCAGATGGCATGATCGGAGACATGTTTTCCGGGGTACCTGTTGTGTTAATGCTTTACGCTCTCGTTTTCTTTTTGCTGGGTTACCTGTTTTACGCTACGATTTCTGCTGTCCTGGGTTCTCTGGTCAGCCGGACAGAAGAGGTTAACATTGTCATTACACCACTTACCTTAATTGTGGTTGTTGCTTTTCTGATCTCCATGTTTGGTCTGAATGCACCTGAATCGGCGATTATTACGGTTACTTCTTATATTCCGTTTTTTACACCCATGGTCATGTTCCTCAGGGTGGGGATGCTTCAACTGCCATTCTGGGAGATTGCATTGGGGATTACGGTGATGGTTGCCTCTATTGTACTTTTTGCTATTATCGGTGCACGTATCTATAAAGGAGGAGTACTGATGTACGGCAAAGTCTCATCCTTAAAAGATATCAAGCAGGCACTTGCTCTTTCAAAGAAGGAATCATAA
- a CDS encoding DUF445 domain-containing protein has translation MQTFTLVILMMFIGALIGGLTNLIAIRMLFRPFHPVKIGEWQLPFTPGLIPKRRNELAEQLGNLVVSHLITVEGVKSKLFDQHLLQEIRTWFKKKVHDLSSSDSTLEEWWRNESGGDWSSEKTKGRFTRSVANTLVKTADEYRSEPLGDWLPESLLEKSDTLIPETADLLLDKAKVYVRSAEGKQKIGEMVSRYFSTKGSFGGMVGRVVTNIPITGRIQYELLRLLDDYKSKEFIENQLRKEFAEIKEKSLDQLFPAADWEGRAEKMAVEIARKVPVLGEWDRPMSEWAYRYETQLVDTLMPAVLETLTAIIERNLQRMLMNLKLDEIVKDQVNSFPLPKLEKVILSIAKNELKMITLLGALIGASVGLVQGLIAVMIL, from the coding sequence ATGCAAACATTCACACTTGTAATACTTATGATGTTTATCGGGGCTCTCATTGGGGGACTGACCAACCTGATCGCAATCAGAATGCTGTTCAGACCTTTTCACCCGGTAAAAATAGGAGAGTGGCAGCTTCCGTTCACTCCCGGCCTGATCCCGAAACGAAGAAATGAACTTGCAGAACAGCTGGGTAATCTGGTAGTCAGTCATCTGATTACGGTAGAAGGTGTAAAAAGCAAGCTCTTCGATCAGCATCTTCTACAGGAAATCCGCACCTGGTTTAAAAAGAAAGTACACGATCTTTCATCAAGCGACTCCACCCTGGAGGAATGGTGGCGTAATGAATCTGGTGGAGACTGGTCATCTGAAAAAACCAAAGGGCGTTTCACCCGCTCGGTTGCCAATACGCTTGTAAAAACAGCCGATGAATACAGAAGTGAACCACTTGGTGACTGGCTGCCGGAGAGTCTTCTTGAAAAAAGTGACACTCTTATTCCTGAAACAGCAGATCTGCTGCTCGATAAAGCCAAGGTCTATGTGCGTTCAGCAGAAGGAAAACAAAAAATAGGGGAAATGGTCTCCCGTTACTTCTCAACGAAAGGCAGTTTCGGGGGAATGGTCGGAAGAGTCGTAACAAATATTCCGATCACCGGCCGTATCCAATATGAATTGTTAAGGCTCCTGGATGACTATAAATCCAAAGAGTTCATTGAAAACCAGTTGAGAAAGGAATTTGCTGAGATTAAGGAGAAAAGTCTGGATCAGTTGTTCCCTGCTGCAGACTGGGAGGGCCGTGCAGAAAAAATGGCTGTAGAGATTGCCCGAAAAGTACCGGTGCTCGGTGAATGGGACCGTCCCATGTCTGAATGGGCCTACCGTTATGAGACTCAGCTTGTAGATACACTCATGCCGGCTGTTCTTGAAACATTAACGGCAATCATTGAACGAAACCTTCAGCGTATGCTTATGAACCTGAAACTTGATGAGATCGTCAAAGATCAGGTAAACAGTTTTCCGCTCCCAAAACTGGAAAAAGTGATATTGTCCATAGCGAAAAATGAGCTGAAGATGATTACACTACTCGGTGCCCTGATTGGGGCCAGCGTAGGTCTGGTCCAAGGCCTGATTGCAGTTATGATCCTATAG
- a CDS encoding YlbF family regulator: protein MANPYDKAHELARVLKESEEFSTLKELHDTVNSDDVAKRMLDNFRKVQIELQQKQMQGEQISEEEIQNAQKQFELVQQHETISKLMEAEQRMSQVIGDINKIITEPLEELYGAEGEGEQQ, encoded by the coding sequence ATGGCTAACCCTTACGACAAAGCGCATGAACTTGCACGCGTTCTAAAAGAAAGCGAAGAATTCAGCACACTTAAAGAGCTTCACGACACTGTAAACAGTGACGACGTAGCAAAGCGTATGCTTGATAACTTCCGTAAAGTTCAAATCGAACTTCAACAAAAACAAATGCAAGGTGAGCAGATTTCTGAAGAAGAAATTCAAAATGCTCAAAAGCAATTTGAACTTGTTCAGCAGCACGAAACAATCTCGAAGCTCATGGAAGCAGAACAGCGCATGAGCCAGGTGATCGGTGACATCAACAAAATCATCACTGAGCCACTTGAAGAGCTTTACGGTGCTGAAGGCGAAGGCGAGCAGCAGTAA
- a CDS encoding YheC/YheD family protein: MSFMADQTLIRLRFINELTNTITVPDRFAREYGLIPGDDVTVRFGSWQKKAGIKTDSESAPDTIGVSFSLFPFKGLLKADTPYYLKFPKRDTWQIGPLFAMLVNEGTEDLSAPFGAISTFARELAEYASSVCAAFVVIPLKQRLEDSDLQGFYLKGETWTFGEIPYPDVIYNRISTPKKESSKKGKLILGKAREKNIPFFNDRFIHKWEMHQILSDQETLRPYLPDTVLANDREGFFQFTKRYSQLYLKPVWGREGNGILRITCHDHSIEAEYPSDTAEKSVHFRSFDHFYSMLLPRFKEKGYLVQEAIPLLTINDCLIDIRVLTVKSESGLWGVASKIARCGVKDQIVSNVAKGGEQKKVIETLEGLFPELHTFHLIRFLNELAVETAFTIEEALGETGCYGEFGVDIGIDCNGHPWILEVNSKPSKSYDSPDQDKVRPSVKRLLSYCHYLSPFD; the protein is encoded by the coding sequence ATGTCATTCATGGCTGATCAGACACTGATCCGGTTGCGTTTTATAAATGAATTAACAAATACCATTACGGTCCCGGACCGGTTCGCCCGGGAATATGGCCTTATACCTGGAGATGACGTAACTGTTCGGTTTGGATCGTGGCAAAAAAAAGCTGGCATCAAAACAGATTCAGAGAGCGCACCTGATACTATCGGGGTGTCTTTCTCTCTATTCCCTTTTAAGGGGTTATTAAAAGCCGATACCCCATATTATTTGAAGTTTCCAAAGCGTGATACGTGGCAGATCGGTCCTCTCTTTGCCATGCTGGTCAACGAAGGAACAGAGGATTTAAGTGCCCCATTCGGAGCGATCAGTACTTTTGCAAGAGAACTGGCTGAATACGCTTCTTCTGTCTGTGCTGCATTTGTCGTTATTCCATTAAAGCAGCGTCTGGAAGACTCAGACCTTCAAGGCTTTTATTTAAAAGGTGAAACGTGGACTTTTGGAGAAATTCCGTATCCGGATGTTATTTACAACCGCATATCAACACCAAAAAAAGAGAGCTCAAAAAAAGGAAAGCTTATTCTCGGGAAAGCGCGGGAAAAAAACATCCCCTTCTTTAATGACCGGTTTATTCATAAATGGGAGATGCACCAGATTTTATCTGACCAGGAGACTTTACGTCCCTACCTCCCCGATACTGTACTTGCAAATGACCGTGAAGGTTTTTTTCAGTTTACAAAACGGTACAGTCAGCTTTATTTAAAACCTGTTTGGGGCCGTGAGGGGAACGGCATTTTGCGAATAACGTGCCACGACCATTCCATAGAGGCAGAGTACCCTTCCGATACAGCTGAAAAAAGCGTCCACTTCCGTTCTTTTGACCATTTTTATTCAATGTTGCTGCCCCGTTTTAAAGAAAAAGGATATCTTGTTCAGGAAGCCATTCCTCTTCTGACCATAAACGACTGCCTTATTGATATCCGGGTTCTTACTGTAAAAAGCGAGAGTGGCTTATGGGGGGTGGCGTCAAAGATCGCCCGGTGCGGTGTCAAAGACCAGATTGTTTCAAATGTAGCCAAAGGCGGCGAACAGAAAAAAGTGATTGAAACACTCGAAGGCTTGTTTCCGGAACTTCATACGTTTCATCTCATACGTTTTTTAAACGAGCTGGCGGTTGAAACAGCCTTCACTATTGAAGAGGCACTCGGTGAAACAGGGTGTTACGGTGAATTCGGAGTCGATATCGGTATCGATTGTAACGGCCACCCCTGGATTCTTGAAGTGAATTCGAAACCGTCAAAATCCTATGATAGCCCGGACCAGGATAAAGTCCGTCCTTCGGTGAAAAGACTTCTATCTTATTGTCATTACCTCAGTCCATTTGATTAA
- a CDS encoding YheC/YheD family protein — protein MSSVTFGILQLEYDQEKEYVTQIALEASLKNVTLHLFTPFDWDEESNVVNGMKFDKKSLSFMPSTFLLPKVIYDRCFYGRSELARKAAPLVREIKDKSCFLGYGLPDKWKVNEILKLDSSLCSLLPETKLLRPSTLISMLKEHRDVILKPVAGSGGKGIHLITRKKGMFVWTNAATSKKVVHEVTPVRLYEELKRRTGGLPYLIQPFLSLTDKNNSPFDLRIVLRKNAKGKWTELGRGIRTGAPGTFVSNLASGGSITPYEGCIVTEKQKEVLEMVISKIGFHLEESHPRLFELGIDIGLDKKGNVWILEVNSKPGFQTVLFTSDQNGRRAVYQGPVESYLRIKKQVLNQKKKRNKGAAVTND, from the coding sequence TTGTCATCAGTAACATTCGGCATATTGCAGCTTGAGTATGACCAGGAAAAAGAATATGTTACCCAGATTGCCCTTGAAGCTTCTTTAAAGAATGTGACCTTGCATTTGTTTACTCCCTTTGACTGGGATGAAGAATCCAATGTTGTTAACGGGATGAAATTTGACAAAAAGAGCCTCAGCTTTATGCCTTCAACCTTTCTGCTCCCAAAAGTAATCTATGATCGCTGTTTTTACGGGAGAAGTGAACTTGCCAGAAAAGCCGCTCCACTTGTCCGTGAAATCAAAGATAAGTCCTGTTTCCTCGGGTACGGTCTTCCTGACAAATGGAAAGTGAATGAAATACTGAAGCTGGACAGCTCATTATGTTCACTGCTTCCCGAAACGAAACTTCTTCGGCCATCGACTCTCATCAGCATGTTAAAAGAACATAGGGACGTTATTTTAAAGCCTGTTGCAGGCTCCGGAGGGAAGGGCATTCATCTCATTACAAGGAAAAAAGGAATGTTCGTCTGGACGAATGCTGCTACATCAAAGAAGGTTGTTCATGAAGTCACACCTGTCCGGCTGTATGAAGAATTAAAGCGGAGGACCGGCGGCCTTCCTTATTTGATACAGCCCTTCCTTTCCCTGACTGATAAAAATAACAGCCCCTTTGACCTTCGGATTGTTCTACGGAAAAACGCCAAAGGGAAGTGGACAGAACTGGGACGGGGAATCAGAACCGGCGCCCCAGGCACGTTCGTTTCAAACCTTGCATCGGGTGGTTCGATCACTCCTTACGAGGGTTGCATCGTGACTGAAAAGCAAAAAGAAGTATTGGAAATGGTGATTTCTAAAATAGGTTTCCACCTGGAAGAGTCGCACCCAAGGTTATTCGAGCTTGGAATTGATATCGGACTGGATAAAAAAGGAAATGTCTGGATATTGGAAGTGAATTCAAAACCCGGATTTCAGACTGTTTTATTTACGAGCGATCAAAATGGAAGAAGGGCTGTTTACCAAGGTCCGGTTGAAAGTTATCTGAGAATCAAAAAGCAAGTTCTTAATCAGAAGAAAAAACGTAATAAAGGGGCTGCCGTGACAAATGACTAA
- a CDS encoding Cof-type HAD-IIB family hydrolase gives MTYRLLALDIDGTLLKTNHKLTKETKEAIEYVRNKGVYVTLATGRTYPSARKVAKALKIEDHELITHDGAFIGSSVEEPMFVRRLDSDRTYQVVDILENYHCHIRLLHEKYALANKIKQKNHLVARMNMGVGDPLFYGVNFVDSLSHHIIDQPITVPKIKAHFWNDIEREDALEELEEAVPGIRLTSSDESSIDITDETVSKARGLQIIGQKLGIGLHEMVAVGSFDNDRDMIAQVGLGVAMGQAPAPLREAADWVTRSNDQNGVGYMVREVFRKQLKVTI, from the coding sequence ATGACATATCGCTTATTGGCGCTGGACATCGATGGAACCCTGTTAAAAACGAATCATAAACTTACAAAGGAAACGAAAGAAGCAATTGAATACGTTCGGAATAAAGGGGTCTATGTAACACTGGCCACTGGGAGAACGTATCCTTCGGCAAGAAAAGTAGCGAAAGCGTTGAAAATTGAGGATCATGAGCTTATCACTCATGATGGTGCATTTATAGGTTCATCCGTTGAAGAGCCAATGTTTGTCAGACGGCTGGACTCAGACCGTACGTATCAGGTAGTCGATATCCTTGAAAACTATCATTGTCATATAAGGCTGCTGCATGAAAAGTACGCTCTCGCAAACAAAATTAAGCAGAAGAACCATCTTGTTGCAAGGATGAATATGGGGGTGGGAGATCCGCTCTTTTATGGAGTAAACTTCGTGGACTCCCTCAGCCATCACATTATTGATCAACCGATTACAGTACCTAAAATCAAGGCTCATTTCTGGAACGACATAGAACGAGAGGATGCCCTCGAAGAACTGGAAGAAGCAGTGCCGGGGATCAGACTCACATCATCCGATGAATCAAGCATTGATATTACCGACGAGACAGTTTCGAAAGCCCGGGGTCTTCAGATCATTGGACAGAAGCTCGGCATCGGACTTCATGAAATGGTTGCAGTTGGAAGTTTTGATAATGACAGGGATATGATCGCACAGGTAGGACTCGGAGTGGCCATGGGGCAGGCCCCGGCACCCTTACGGGAGGCAGCAGACTGGGTAACACGCTCCAATGACCAGAATGGCGTCGGTTATATGGTCAGGGAAGTCTTCCGTAAGCAGTTAAAGGTAACCATTTAA
- a CDS encoding DUF5342 family protein, whose translation MLSHFHYREIKNNMINQEWDFDFYYKQNKYKGKYFKDGSITWYHQGAGDMEEKEQKFLEDCVHDLMLYHVYEEH comes from the coding sequence ATGCTTTCTCATTTTCACTACCGTGAAATCAAAAACAATATGATTAACCAGGAATGGGATTTTGATTTTTACTACAAACAAAATAAATACAAAGGCAAGTATTTTAAAGATGGCAGTATTACCTGGTATCATCAGGGAGCCGGGGACATGGAGGAAAAGGAACAGAAATTCCTTGAAGACTGTGTTCACGACCTGATGCTTTACCATGTATATGAAGAGCATTAA
- a CDS encoding YheC/YheD family protein: MSFSVKVSSDGVKAGPLVAVLTQSHRVKPFTGDERLYFSIHASLQKAGGVLAIVPMSCIGNDFQMTGFIFDPHNRQWVQAPVGKPDVIYNRIPYRKQEKLESFLRVKEAAARDNIPFLNPGFLSKKRIWRLLSADKELAHSLPDTEELSSFKQLINWVNRHPQSLIKDSSGSKGEGIYRLAAENEHSYLLSAQTKITPPLSIESVWKLLRPLLIKRTLLLQEQIDLTHWNGRPYDFRVLLHKIKNIWECSGAGIRAAGDNRYTTHSLYGGSLLDPVEMEIDTQPVQNLAKHTASLLPDSFFEVSMDIGCSTAGQLYVFDINSKPMVFDEPSIQKAGAENLVRIFHELTRFSQPL; encoded by the coding sequence TTGTCCTTTTCTGTGAAGGTGAGTTCTGATGGTGTCAAAGCCGGTCCTCTCGTTGCCGTACTCACTCAATCACATCGAGTAAAGCCTTTCACAGGAGATGAAAGGCTTTATTTTTCCATTCACGCATCTCTTCAAAAAGCCGGCGGGGTCCTTGCTATTGTGCCGATGTCCTGTATTGGAAACGATTTTCAGATGACAGGGTTTATTTTCGATCCCCATAACCGGCAATGGGTTCAAGCACCAGTAGGTAAACCCGATGTCATTTATAACCGAATCCCCTACCGGAAACAAGAAAAGCTGGAATCCTTTTTACGTGTAAAAGAAGCAGCAGCCAGGGACAATATTCCATTCCTCAATCCGGGATTTCTCTCTAAAAAAAGAATCTGGCGTCTTCTTTCAGCAGATAAAGAGCTTGCTCATTCACTTCCCGATACCGAAGAACTCTCGTCGTTTAAACAATTGATCAACTGGGTTAACCGCCACCCGCAATCTTTGATTAAAGACAGCAGCGGGTCTAAAGGAGAAGGAATATACCGTTTAGCGGCTGAAAACGAACATTCATATCTTTTATCTGCACAGACAAAAATCACGCCTCCCCTCTCTATCGAGTCTGTCTGGAAATTACTCCGGCCATTATTAATAAAACGGACCCTTCTTCTTCAGGAGCAAATTGATCTGACACACTGGAATGGCCGCCCTTATGATTTCAGGGTTCTACTCCATAAAATAAAGAACATCTGGGAGTGTTCAGGTGCAGGAATCCGGGCAGCAGGGGACAACCGTTATACGACCCATTCTTTGTACGGGGGCAGTCTTCTCGATCCCGTTGAAATGGAGATTGACACGCAGCCTGTTCAAAACCTTGCAAAACATACCGCTTCTCTCCTCCCCGATTCCTTTTTTGAGGTTTCGATGGATATTGGGTGCAGCACAGCGGGGCAGCTTTACGTTTTTGATATTAACAGCAAGCCGATGGTTTTTGACGAGCCCTCTATTCAGAAGGCAGGTGCAGAAAATCTGGTCCGAATTTTCCACGAGCTGACCCGTTTTTCCCAACCACTGTGA
- a CDS encoding YheC/YheD family protein, whose amino-acid sequence MTNIISEWIISPHQTETVYVPHSFLKQTSFYDGAFVTFLFGTKERHVKIRESAAEDWVISQDLKDELYLPHTGPYGVHFDEHTIAIGPHIGIYTAGFTQSLLRPVGERSFLFAKYITAAKKLGVSCFLFGASHIKWEEGLVEGFFWNEKGWEKIITPLPNVVYDRIPNRKTESHPGYAQVRERLQNEYAIPWFNPGFFDKWLIHKALTDSRVDHYLPESTLSPDVQTLLEYLKEHKQIYIKPANGSLGIGIHQIIYVPEENMFYCRFRDRERNRLRRYSSLQRLVKKQFPAGLSQMVVQKGIDLLSYQHKPIDFRIHTNKNAQGIWQVSAFAAKVAGIGSVTTHVNSGGQIKSLSELKEDFVLSEKVYLDLKKAAIVLSESIDEQIEGCIGEIGFDFGVDKNEKIWMFEANSKPGRSIFSHPRLKKEEALTRHLPFQFGIYLFDQLMRSSPVYIR is encoded by the coding sequence ATGACTAACATCATTTCCGAGTGGATCATATCACCGCACCAGACGGAAACTGTGTACGTTCCTCATTCATTTCTTAAGCAAACCTCTTTTTACGACGGGGCTTTTGTAACGTTTTTGTTCGGAACAAAAGAACGCCATGTAAAGATCAGGGAAAGTGCAGCAGAAGACTGGGTTATCAGTCAGGATTTGAAGGATGAGCTTTACCTTCCCCATACAGGCCCTTACGGTGTTCACTTCGATGAACACACGATTGCAATCGGACCTCATATTGGCATTTATACAGCAGGATTTACCCAGTCCCTGCTCCGCCCTGTCGGGGAACGCTCCTTTTTATTTGCAAAATACATCACCGCCGCCAAGAAACTCGGTGTGAGCTGCTTTTTGTTTGGAGCATCACACATTAAATGGGAGGAGGGGCTTGTAGAAGGGTTCTTCTGGAATGAAAAAGGATGGGAGAAAATCATCACACCTCTTCCAAACGTGGTTTATGACCGGATTCCAAATCGGAAAACAGAGTCACACCCCGGTTATGCCCAGGTGCGGGAGCGGCTGCAGAATGAATATGCTATTCCCTGGTTTAATCCGGGCTTCTTTGACAAATGGCTGATTCATAAGGCACTTACCGATTCCAGAGTAGATCATTACCTTCCTGAGAGCACATTATCACCTGATGTTCAGACCCTGCTCGAATATTTAAAAGAACACAAACAAATTTATATAAAGCCGGCAAACGGAAGCCTCGGTATAGGCATCCATCAAATTATCTATGTACCGGAAGAGAACATGTTTTACTGCCGGTTCAGAGACCGGGAAAGAAACCGGCTGAGAAGATACAGCTCTCTCCAGCGTCTCGTGAAAAAGCAGTTTCCCGCCGGCCTCTCCCAGATGGTCGTTCAAAAAGGAATCGATTTGCTCAGTTATCAGCACAAACCGATTGACTTTAGAATTCATACGAACAAGAATGCCCAGGGAATCTGGCAGGTAAGTGCATTCGCTGCAAAGGTAGCTGGAATCGGAAGCGTGACCACCCATGTGAACAGCGGCGGCCAGATCAAATCGTTAAGTGAGTTAAAAGAAGACTTTGTCTTGTCAGAAAAGGTGTATCTTGACCTTAAGAAAGCAGCCATTGTTTTAAGTGAATCAATCGATGAGCAGATTGAAGGGTGTATCGGTGAAATCGGCTTTGACTTCGGTGTAGACAAAAACGAGAAAATCTGGATGTTTGAAGCCAACTCTAAACCGGGACGGTCCATCTTCAGTCACCCCCGACTGAAAAAAGAAGAAGCACTCACAAGGCATCTCCCCTTTCAGTTCGGGATTTACCTGTTCGATCAATTGATGCGCAGCTCACCGGTATATATCAGATGA
- a CDS encoding ABC transporter ATP-binding protein has protein sequence MTLELRNVTKKFGAFTAVNDISLTIPKGEMFGMLGANGAGKTTTFRMILGLIDQTDGKISWKGNKIGYQSSHLVGYLPEERGLYPKMKVSDQLVYLGRLRGMKKGQVLIELKKWLDRFNIPDYIDKKIDELSKGNQQKIQFIASVIHQPELLILDEPFSGLDPVNVEQLKKAVLDLKNEGTTIVFSSHRMEHVEELCEYLCILQKGEPVVNGPLKEVKRSYGKKKVTVEAEFELSYLQDIEGVTSCTLYSGGARLVITREEVADDVFKALSGRGSVRKFVLEEPSLNDIFIEKVGASYE, from the coding sequence ATGACACTCGAGCTTAGGAATGTAACAAAGAAATTCGGGGCGTTTACTGCAGTTAATGACATAAGCCTGACGATTCCAAAAGGAGAAATGTTCGGTATGCTGGGGGCAAACGGAGCGGGTAAAACGACGACATTCCGGATGATTCTCGGACTCATTGACCAGACTGATGGGAAAATCAGCTGGAAGGGAAATAAAATCGGCTATCAGTCCAGTCATCTGGTAGGCTACCTTCCAGAGGAGCGAGGGCTTTATCCGAAGATGAAAGTATCCGACCAGCTCGTCTATCTGGGGCGTCTGAGAGGGATGAAGAAAGGTCAGGTACTAATAGAACTGAAAAAATGGCTCGACCGGTTTAATATACCTGATTACATAGACAAAAAGATTGATGAACTGTCTAAAGGGAATCAGCAGAAAATCCAGTTTATCGCATCTGTCATTCATCAGCCGGAGTTGCTTATTTTAGATGAACCATTCAGTGGTCTTGATCCTGTTAATGTTGAACAGCTTAAAAAGGCTGTTCTTGACTTGAAGAATGAAGGAACAACGATTGTTTTTTCCTCACACCGCATGGAGCATGTGGAGGAATTGTGCGAATACCTCTGTATTCTGCAGAAAGGGGAGCCGGTCGTTAACGGGCCTTTAAAAGAAGTAAAACGCTCTTATGGAAAAAAGAAAGTAACAGTGGAAGCGGAATTTGAATTATCCTACCTGCAGGATATCGAAGGTGTAACTTCCTGTACTCTGTATTCCGGGGGCGCACGGCTTGTGATTACCCGTGAAGAAGTGGCAGATGATGTGTTCAAAGCCCTTTCCGGCCGAGGGTCTGTGCGCAAATTTGTTCTTGAAGAACCTTCACTGAATGATATTTTCATTGAAAAGGTCGGTGCTTCCTATGAATAA
- a CDS encoding YhzD family protein — MGKYFLTAYSKTGEHLLNENFEAKDDAEAKKIGEQKLTEKNLSDNTSRLVRDSGGLVLFHV; from the coding sequence ATGGGAAAATACTTTTTAACTGCCTACAGTAAAACAGGTGAACACCTGTTAAACGAAAACTTTGAAGCAAAAGACGATGCAGAAGCAAAGAAAATCGGAGAACAGAAGCTGACCGAGAAAAACCTCTCTGACAACACCAGCCGTCTTGTCCGTGACAGCGGCGGCCTCGTCCTGTTTCACGTGTAA